DNA from Rhizobacter sp. J219:
TTGAACTTGCCGACACCGATGCCGAAGTACGGTGACCAGCGCTTGTGCGACCAGGGTTCGGTGTTGAGGTTGAAGTGCCACAGGTCGGTGCCCGAGAAGACGCCCTGCACCTGGCCGATCGTGCCTTCGAGCGTCATGGTGTCGGACAGGCGATAGCCCATCCACAGTTTGAGCATCGGCTCCTTCTTGAAGCGGCCGTAGCCGGCACCCATTTCGAGCTTGCGCTTGAGGTAGTCGTCGAGCGCCACGTCGCGGAAGGTCTTCTGGCCACCCGCTTCCGTCAACGTGCGCTCCAGTTGCTGGCGCACCACCCAGCCCACCTTGCCGTCGGACGTGCGGATCTTGAACCAGTCGGTGCGGCGCAGCTCGATCTCGACCCAGTCGGCACGCTCGACCACGTGGAACACCGGGTAGCCCCGGCCCGGGCCGGTGTGCACTTCGAGGTAGGGGTCGGCGACCGTAAGGCGCTCGCGGGGGGCATCGGCCGCATGGGCCGCACCTGTTGCGGCCACTCCGGCCACGCCCAGC
Protein-coding regions in this window:
- a CDS encoding SH3 domain-containing protein; the encoded protein is MKVLRLVRSAACACVLGVAGVAATGAAHAADAPRERLTVADPYLEVHTGPGRGYPVFHVVERADWVEIELRRTDWFKIRTSDGKVGWVVRQQLERTLTEAGGQKTFRDVALDDYLKRKLEMGAGYGRFKKEPMLKLWMGYRLSDTMTLEGTIGQVQGVFSGTDLWHFNLNTEPWSHKRWSPYFGIGVGKFKNIPNQSLVGAQLTNVNLANGTIGLRYYLTERFVVRADYTFYTAFLSETRYGEYRAVTAGLSFFF